From the Blattabacterium cuenoti genome, one window contains:
- the sucB gene encoding dihydrolipoyllysine-residue succinyltransferase, producing the protein MKIQIKIPSPGESITEVEISSLLVNNGEYIKKGQIIAEIDSDKATLEISSDYNGIIYLMAKKGDKLKVGDLLCLIDTSYKNKKDKCEKINKEKVYVEKKMSPSSKILIKEKNISLHSIIGSGKHGLITKKDCLEYKKYKKKHYDNKNEDKNNRKTTISTLSSIRRKISERLVNVKNKTATLTTFNEVDMKEVISIRNKYKNSFKEKHGVNLGFMSFFVLSSVRALKLYPDVNATINGDNKINFHYFDINIAISGPKGLMVPVIKNANTLSFHEIEKNIQYLSNKIQSNTISIDEITGGTFTITNGGVFGSMLSTPIINPPQSAILGMHKITKRAVVINNSIEIRPIMYIALSYDHRIIDGKESVGFLYSIKESIENPIKFFMNGKKENIPNTLEI; encoded by the coding sequence ATGAAAATTCAAATAAAAATTCCATCACCTGGAGAATCTATTACAGAAGTAGAAATATCATCATTATTAGTTAATAATGGTGAATATATTAAAAAAGGTCAAATAATAGCTGAAATTGATTCTGATAAGGCTACTTTAGAAATTTCCTCAGATTATAATGGAATTATATATTTAATGGCAAAAAAAGGAGATAAATTAAAAGTAGGAGATTTATTATGTTTAATTGATACTTCTTATAAAAACAAAAAAGATAAATGTGAAAAAATAAATAAAGAAAAAGTATATGTAGAAAAAAAAATGTCTCCATCATCTAAAATATTGATTAAAGAAAAAAATATTTCATTGCATTCTATTATTGGATCTGGAAAACATGGATTAATAACTAAAAAGGACTGTTTGGAATATAAAAAATATAAAAAAAAACATTACGATAATAAAAATGAAGATAAAAATAACAGAAAAACTACAATAAGTACTCTTTCTTCTATAAGAAGAAAAATTTCTGAAAGATTAGTTAATGTAAAAAATAAAACAGCTACACTTACGACCTTTAATGAAGTAGATATGAAAGAGGTTATTTCTATAAGGAATAAATATAAAAATTCTTTTAAAGAAAAACATGGAGTAAATCTAGGTTTTATGTCATTTTTTGTACTTTCTTCAGTAAGAGCTTTAAAACTTTATCCAGATGTCAATGCTACTATTAATGGAGATAATAAGATTAATTTTCATTATTTCGATATAAATATAGCTATTTCTGGGCCAAAAGGTCTTATGGTCCCAGTAATAAAAAACGCAAATACTTTATCATTTCATGAAATAGAAAAAAATATACAATATTTATCAAATAAAATTCAGTCAAATACTATATCTATAGATGAAATTACTGGTGGAACTTTTACAATAACAAATGGAGGAGTATTTGGTTCTATGTTGTCTACTCCAATAATAAATCCTCCACAAAGTGCTATTTTAGGAATGCATAAAATTACAAAAAGAGCAGTTGTAATTAATAATTCTATTGAAATACGTCCAATAATGTATATTGCATTATCTTATGATCATAGAATAATTGATGGAAAAGAATCTGTAGGATTTTTGTATTCTATAAAGGAATCTATAGAAAATCCAATAAAATTTTTTATGAATGGAAAAAAGGAAAATATACCAAATACTTTAGAAATATAA
- the sucC gene encoding ADP-forming succinate--CoA ligase subunit beta — protein sequence MNLYEYQGRKILEYFSIDVPNGKVAYSVEEAVEIAKTLFKIKKSLIIKAQIHAGGRGKSGGIKKAETLKDVYEISKEMFGKSLITKQTNKEGIIINKILLVEDIYTSNSINSEEHYLSILFSRDEEKNIVLYSRKGGINIEKSSKQDSHKIYKEKIDPILGIQLFQSRKIGYNLGIKNNESIKKFQKFVLSLYNAYKFCDALLIEINPLVKTYDNKIIPLDVKIILDDNALFRSKKYSFVEEKKHSGNFIKKECTFDKDNKKFNFIKLKGNVGCMVNGAGLAMATMDMIKFCGGEPANFLDIGGTANKKRVEDSFSLILDDKFVKIILINIFGGIVRCDTVAEGVINSYFKRNYVKIPIIIRLQGTNEKYAKDILKKSSLPIYYTNSLKEISNKIKKILVTIK from the coding sequence ATGAATCTATATGAATATCAAGGAAGAAAAATATTAGAATATTTTTCAATTGATGTACCTAACGGAAAAGTAGCTTATTCTGTAGAAGAAGCTGTTGAAATAGCTAAAACTTTATTTAAAATAAAAAAATCCTTAATTATTAAAGCTCAAATTCATGCAGGAGGTAGAGGTAAATCAGGTGGAATAAAGAAAGCAGAAACTTTAAAAGATGTTTATGAAATATCAAAAGAAATGTTTGGTAAATCTTTGATTACTAAACAAACTAATAAAGAGGGAATTATTATTAATAAAATTTTATTAGTTGAAGATATTTATACTTCTAATTCTATAAATTCAGAAGAACATTATTTATCTATTTTATTTAGCAGAGATGAAGAAAAAAATATTGTTTTATATTCTAGAAAAGGTGGAATAAACATAGAAAAATCATCCAAACAAGATTCACATAAAATATATAAAGAAAAAATAGATCCAATATTAGGTATACAATTATTTCAATCTAGAAAAATTGGATATAATTTAGGAATTAAAAATAATGAATCAATAAAAAAATTTCAAAAGTTTGTCCTTTCATTATATAATGCTTATAAATTTTGTGATGCTTTATTAATAGAAATTAATCCATTAGTAAAAACATATGATAACAAAATAATTCCATTAGATGTAAAAATAATTCTAGATGATAATGCCTTATTTCGTAGTAAAAAATATTCTTTTGTAGAAGAAAAAAAACATTCAGGAAATTTTATTAAAAAAGAATGTACCTTTGATAAGGATAATAAAAAATTTAATTTTATAAAATTAAAAGGCAATGTAGGTTGTATGGTAAATGGAGCAGGATTGGCAATGGCAACAATGGATATGATTAAGTTTTGTGGTGGAGAACCAGCAAATTTTTTGGATATAGGAGGTACAGCAAACAAAAAACGTGTAGAAGATTCCTTTTCTCTTATTTTAGATGATAAATTTGTAAAAATTATATTAATAAATATATTTGGAGGAATTGTTAGATGTGATACTGTAGCAGAAGGAGTAATAAATTCTTATTTTAAAAGAAATTATGTTAAAATACCAATAATTATTCGTTTACAAGGAACAAACGAAAA
- a CDS encoding alpha/beta hydrolase, with product MFIEKDCSINYLVKKPSSCILNDKKLPILFIMHGYGSNEKDLFFLNKEIPKNFFIVSMQGIYSMDSTTNYSNNNGKYYWYDIDFSDKEKTKIIDIIQVRNTIKKIYIFIDEIFNKYKLKTTNIWLCGFSQGAILSYAIALNYSSKIKKVIVLSGCIEKKMLNKNIEKNNDLEFFISHGKNDTIIPVSFAKKSLEILKNYSFNFSYKEYDSGHTLCDKNYNDLINWIYKKSN from the coding sequence ATGTTTATTGAAAAAGATTGTTCTATTAATTATTTAGTAAAAAAACCATCTTCTTGTATTTTAAATGATAAAAAACTACCTATATTATTTATTATGCATGGATATGGAAGTAATGAAAAAGATCTTTTTTTTCTTAATAAAGAAATCCCAAAAAATTTTTTTATAGTAAGCATGCAGGGAATTTATTCTATGGATAGTACTACTAACTATAGTAATAATAATGGTAAATATTATTGGTATGATATAGATTTTTCAGATAAAGAAAAAACAAAAATTATAGACATAATACAAGTTAGGAATACTATTAAAAAAATATATATATTTATAGACGAAATATTTAATAAATACAAATTAAAAACAACAAATATTTGGTTATGTGGATTTAGTCAGGGAGCAATATTAAGTTATGCTATAGCTCTAAATTATTCAAGTAAAATAAAAAAAGTTATTGTTTTAAGTGGTTGTATAGAAAAAAAAATGTTAAATAAAAATATTGAAAAAAATAATGATTTAGAATTTTTTATTTCTCATGGAAAAAATGATACAATTATTCCTGTAAGTTTTGCTAAAAAAAGTTTAGAAATTTTAAAAAATTATTCTTTTAATTTCTCTTATAAAGAATATGATTCAGGACACACTTTATGTGATAAAAATTATAATGATCTTATTAATTGGATATACAAAAAATCTAATTAA